The Paracoccus sp. MA genome contains a region encoding:
- a CDS encoding AlpA family transcriptional regulator gives MSVTHLNQVELAARWKISPRTLERWRWTGEGPAFIKIGGRVVYRLEDVEAYEANRHCSSTADKPAVKLA, from the coding sequence ATGTCAGTCACACATCTCAACCAGGTCGAGCTGGCGGCTCGATGGAAGATCAGTCCGCGCACGCTGGAGCGCTGGCGTTGGACGGGTGAGGGCCCCGCCTTCATCAAGATCGGGGGCCGGGTCGTGTACCGGCTCGAGGATGTCGAGGCCTACGAGGCCAACCGGCACTGCTCGAGCACGGCCGACAAGCCTGCCGTGAAGCTGGCGTGA
- a CDS encoding ATP-binding protein — translation MAISLASLQTSTVLRPPRVLIHGVAGIGKSTFAASADAPVFVITEDGLGKLQVPHFPLATSYAEVAEALDALLDEDHAYSTVVVDSVDWLEPLIWAEACRRNGWQSIESPGFGKGYAEALTIWREYIDRLNALRDRKGMAVIQIAHTDIKRFDSPEHEPYDRYVIKLQARASALLQEHSDVVLFANYRISVSKSDVGFNKKVTRALGSGARVMHTEERPAFLAKNRYGLPETLPLEWSEFLAAMPQSA, via the coding sequence ATGGCCATCTCGCTCGCATCCCTGCAAACATCGACGGTGCTGCGTCCGCCGCGCGTGCTGATCCACGGCGTCGCCGGCATCGGCAAGTCCACCTTCGCCGCGTCCGCCGACGCGCCGGTGTTCGTCATCACAGAGGACGGTCTCGGCAAGCTGCAGGTGCCGCATTTCCCGTTGGCGACGAGCTATGCCGAGGTCGCCGAAGCGCTCGATGCCCTTCTCGACGAGGACCACGCCTATTCCACGGTCGTCGTCGACAGTGTGGACTGGCTGGAGCCGCTGATCTGGGCCGAGGCCTGCCGGCGCAACGGCTGGCAGTCGATCGAAAGCCCCGGCTTCGGCAAGGGCTACGCCGAGGCGCTGACCATCTGGCGCGAGTACATCGACAGGCTGAATGCGCTCCGCGACCGGAAGGGCATGGCGGTCATCCAGATCGCCCACACGGACATCAAGCGCTTCGATAGCCCCGAGCACGAACCCTACGACCGGTACGTGATCAAGCTGCAGGCCCGCGCCTCCGCGCTGCTGCAGGAGCACTCGGACGTGGTGCTCTTCGCCAACTACCGGATCTCGGTCAGCAAGTCCGACGTCGGCTTCAACAAGAAGGTGACCCGGGCGCTCGGGTCCGGTGCGCGCGTCATGCACACCGAGGAGCGCCCCGCCTTCCTCGCCAAGAACCGCTACGGCCTGCCGGAGACCCTCCCGCTCGAGTGGTCGGAGTTCCTGGCCGCCATGCCCCAATCCGCCTGA
- a CDS encoding DUF669 domain-containing protein — protein MARFDSVFDATGIEPTTAYEILPAGKYRAQIVESEMRVTKNGMGQYLWLMLDILEGPQQGRKVFDQLNLVNANPTTVEIAQRTLSAICHATGKLQVNDSEELHLIPMTIQVGVKPPKDGYGERNTIRYLVPEAPAQAAPPKPAATQPASAPAQSAPARTATAPWNRKS, from the coding sequence ATGGCACGTTTCGACAGCGTCTTTGACGCCACCGGCATCGAGCCCACCACCGCCTACGAGATCCTGCCCGCGGGCAAGTATCGCGCCCAGATTGTCGAGAGCGAGATGCGCGTCACGAAGAACGGGATGGGGCAGTATCTCTGGCTGATGCTCGACATCCTCGAAGGGCCGCAGCAGGGCCGCAAGGTCTTCGACCAGCTGAACCTGGTGAACGCCAACCCGACCACGGTCGAGATCGCGCAGCGCACGCTGTCGGCGATCTGCCACGCCACGGGCAAGCTGCAGGTGAACGACAGCGAGGAACTGCACCTGATCCCGATGACGATCCAGGTCGGCGTGAAGCCCCCGAAGGACGGCTACGGCGAGCGCAACACGATCCGCTACCTCGTGCCGGAGGCCCCGGCGCAGGCGGCCCCGCCGAAGCCCGCCGCGACGCAGCCGGCCAGCGCGCCCGCGCAGTCGGCGCCCGCCCGCACGGCCACCGCGCCCTGGAACCGCAAGAGCTGA
- a CDS encoding PD-(D/E)XK nuclease family protein, with protein MAELPEPPTPTLSAIYASYEARQGDGFRDHLGASLIGKSCARALWYDFRWATPARHTGRILRLFETGQLEEARLVRDLRATGATVLEVDPESGRQFRVEAHGGHFGGSLDGVALGLLEAPKTWHVVEFKTHSAKSFAELVAKGVALAKPQHAAQMQVYMHLTGITRALYVAVCKDTDALHIERVPADSEMAERLLEKARRIIFAQHPPERISADPAWFECRFCDHHGLCHGEEAAAVTCRSCLHSTPIEGGWHCARHDRLLDPADQRRACARHLFIPDLVPGEVADAGEDFVAYRMRDGSVWTNGAREEEAAAC; from the coding sequence ATGGCCGAGCTTCCCGAACCCCCGACGCCGACCCTCTCCGCCATCTACGCCTCCTACGAGGCCCGGCAGGGCGACGGTTTTCGCGACCACCTCGGCGCCTCGCTGATCGGCAAGTCCTGCGCCCGCGCGCTCTGGTACGACTTCCGCTGGGCGACGCCCGCGCGGCACACCGGCCGTATCCTGCGGCTGTTCGAGACCGGCCAGCTGGAAGAGGCCCGGCTCGTCCGCGATCTGCGCGCCACCGGCGCGACGGTGCTGGAGGTCGATCCCGAGTCCGGGCGGCAGTTCCGCGTCGAGGCCCATGGCGGTCATTTCGGCGGCTCGCTTGATGGCGTCGCGCTCGGGCTGCTCGAAGCGCCGAAGACCTGGCACGTCGTCGAGTTCAAGACGCATTCCGCGAAGAGCTTCGCCGAGCTGGTCGCCAAGGGCGTCGCGCTCGCGAAGCCCCAGCACGCCGCGCAGATGCAGGTGTACATGCACCTGACCGGCATCACGCGGGCGCTCTACGTCGCGGTCTGCAAGGACACCGACGCGCTGCACATCGAGCGGGTCCCGGCCGACTCCGAGATGGCCGAGCGCCTGCTGGAAAAGGCGCGACGGATCATCTTCGCCCAGCATCCGCCCGAGCGGATCAGCGCGGATCCCGCCTGGTTCGAGTGCCGGTTCTGCGACCACCACGGGCTCTGCCATGGCGAGGAGGCCGCGGCCGTCACCTGCCGGTCCTGCCTGCATTCGACGCCGATCGAAGGCGGCTGGCACTGCGCGCGCCACGACCGGCTGCTCGACCCGGCCGACCAGCGCCGCGCCTGCGCCCGGCACCTGTTCATCCCCGATCTGGTCCCCGGCGAGGTGGCCGACGCAGGCGAGGACTTCGTCGCCTACCGCATGCGCGATGGCTCGGTCTGGACCAACGGCGCCCGCGAAGAGGAGGCCGCCGCATGCTGA
- a CDS encoding DEAD/DEAH box helicase produces MLTLRPYQQAAIASIYGYFEKESGNPLVVIPTAGGKSLVMAAFIDGVLKAWPDQRVLVVTHVRELIAQNHAEMLGLWPEAPAGIYSAGLGRRDARARILFAGIQSIHDKATRIGHADLVLIDEAHLIPGRSNTMYRRFLTDLQAINPALKVIGLTATPFRLDSGMLHEGENALFTDIAYEVSVRDLIDQGYLSPLISKQTKTRLDVTGVGSRGGEFIARDLEEAVDQDAITCAAVAEVIAHGETRKSWLAFCSGVRHATHVAEEFRRRGVSCATIFGKTPKDERDRIIAAFKRGEIRALASMGVLTTGFNAPAVDLIAMLRPTKSAGLYVQMAGRGTRLSEGKENCLVLDFAGNVRRHGPIDLVRPKRPGGPGDGPPPTKICPECGTIVAIAALECPGCGFEFPGREVKLEPTASTLEVLSTGKPQWVGVTDVTYGRHEKRGGRVSLKVTYRCGLAFHTEWVCFEHEGYPRRKAASWWRERAPEMDVPDSVDEALLLADRLRRPTEIAVRPAGRFTEITAYRFAPCLTSVPGSAPSAIENPAVGAGSTRASASPTRGATRAAETSAAGFARTSATGGRA; encoded by the coding sequence ATGCTGACCCTGCGCCCCTACCAGCAGGCCGCGATCGCCTCGATCTACGGCTATTTCGAGAAGGAGAGCGGCAACCCGCTTGTCGTCATCCCCACCGCCGGCGGCAAGAGCCTCGTCATGGCCGCCTTCATCGACGGCGTGCTCAAGGCCTGGCCGGATCAGCGCGTGCTCGTCGTCACCCATGTGCGCGAGCTGATCGCGCAGAACCATGCCGAGATGCTGGGGCTTTGGCCCGAGGCGCCGGCGGGCATCTACTCGGCCGGTCTCGGCCGCCGCGATGCGCGGGCCCGGATCCTCTTCGCCGGCATCCAGTCCATCCACGACAAGGCGACGCGCATCGGCCATGCCGATCTGGTGCTGATCGACGAGGCCCATCTGATCCCCGGACGGTCGAACACCATGTACCGCCGCTTCCTGACGGACCTGCAGGCGATCAACCCGGCGCTGAAGGTGATCGGTCTGACGGCAACGCCCTTCCGGCTCGACAGCGGCATGCTGCACGAGGGCGAGAATGCGCTCTTCACGGACATCGCCTATGAGGTGTCGGTCCGCGACCTGATCGATCAGGGCTATCTCTCCCCGCTCATCTCGAAACAGACGAAGACCCGCCTCGACGTGACCGGCGTGGGATCGCGCGGCGGCGAGTTCATCGCGCGTGACCTCGAGGAAGCGGTTGACCAGGACGCCATCACATGCGCGGCCGTGGCCGAGGTGATCGCCCATGGCGAGACGCGCAAGTCCTGGCTCGCCTTCTGTTCCGGCGTGCGCCACGCCACCCATGTCGCCGAAGAGTTTCGCCGCCGCGGTGTGAGCTGCGCCACCATCTTCGGCAAGACGCCAAAGGACGAGCGCGACCGGATCATCGCCGCCTTCAAGCGCGGCGAGATCAGGGCGCTGGCCTCGATGGGCGTGCTGACGACGGGCTTCAACGCGCCGGCCGTGGACCTGATCGCGATGCTACGGCCCACCAAGTCGGCCGGTCTCTATGTCCAGATGGCCGGTCGCGGCACGCGGCTCTCCGAGGGCAAGGAGAACTGCCTCGTTCTCGATTTCGCGGGCAATGTCCGGCGGCATGGCCCCATCGATCTGGTGCGGCCGAAACGGCCGGGCGGACCAGGCGACGGGCCGCCGCCCACGAAGATCTGCCCCGAATGCGGGACCATCGTGGCCATCGCCGCCCTCGAATGCCCCGGCTGCGGCTTCGAGTTCCCCGGCCGCGAGGTGAAGCTGGAGCCGACAGCCTCGACGCTGGAGGTGTTGTCTACCGGCAAGCCGCAATGGGTCGGCGTCACCGACGTCACCTACGGCCGCCACGAGAAGCGCGGCGGACGGGTCTCGCTGAAGGTCACCTACCGCTGCGGTCTCGCCTTCCACACGGAATGGGTCTGCTTCGAGCACGAGGGCTATCCGCGCCGCAAGGCCGCGAGCTGGTGGCGCGAACGGGCGCCCGAGATGGACGTGCCCGACTCCGTCGACGAGGCGCTCCTGCTGGCGGACCGGCTGCGCCGCCCCACCGAGATCGCCGTCCGCCCCGCGGGCCGCTTCACCGAAATCACCGCCTACAGGTTCGCCCCATGCCTTACGTCCGTGCCGGGCTCTGCGCCGTCTGCCATCGAGAACCCCGCGGTTGGGGCTGGTTCGACGCGCGCTTCCGCGTCTCCGACCCGCGGCGCGACACGAGCCGCAGAGACCTCTGCAGCCGGGTTTGCCAGGACATCTGCCACCGGAGGTCGGGCATGA
- a CDS encoding DUF6511 domain-containing protein: MIDPTPNETAAMVEGGKAGGAYLDSLGRTDLAQLSEEEWDTFVEVIVTGYCDHLRDLAAKDRARLDGMIPEVPF; this comes from the coding sequence ATGATCGATCCGACCCCCAACGAGACGGCGGCCATGGTCGAGGGCGGAAAGGCCGGCGGCGCCTATCTCGACAGCCTCGGCCGGACCGATCTCGCCCAACTCAGCGAGGAAGAGTGGGACACCTTCGTCGAGGTGATCGTCACCGGCTACTGCGACCACCTGCGTGACCTGGCGGCGAAGGACCGTGCACGGCTCGACGGCATGATCCCGGAGGTGCCCTTCTGA
- a CDS encoding PriCT-2 domain-containing protein — translation MADTSWMARVGARLVTNGYAILPIAPGTKKPGQFARAAWHDYPQWNRHASRATTELEVATWSSWPDCGVGIVGGAVAALDIDIAEDGELALRIERLARERLGDTPALRIGKAPKRLLVYRTREPFAGIRRAPLEVLCLGQQFVAYAEHPDTGQPYAWPDEGLADLDIESLPEIDADRAAAFLDEALALIPPEMRPKSLGAKGANRAGHPCLPAHAQAGTLAAIRSALAWLPNAELDYDSWMRIGMALKGALGEEGATLFADWSAQAAKNDPAATAKAWTSFKPVRIGAGTIYHLAMEKGWRPDPDLLLDGSQKVCASDEHPAAGLLARLAQPEAPMPILAPVPSFMLTIPGGLVGDLARYMIDTARRPQPLLAVGASLCALGALMGRRYRTTTDLRTNLYIVGIADSGSGKNHAREVVNELFFAAGLAHHLGGNKIASGAGLLTALHRQPAILFQIDEFGMFLAAAADRKRSPRHVTEILDNMTELYTAACGVFLGAEYANRDGSNERRDIVQPCLCVYGTTTPLHFWGALQGANVVDGSLARFIILPSEEDYPDENRRAGLRTSPRPLIEGLQRLAEGGGASGNLAGKTSGPETAVDPMTVPMDADAQARFDALGEEITAELRAAAGTFQTPILARIAENAAKVALVLAVGRDAVQPVIRLEDAVWAIDFVRHFARRTIDAVERHVADTETEAHLKRLREIIRKAGSAGVTKSELTRASQWLRARDRDDILLTLVESGDIVTVEQETGGRKAMRFRALR, via the coding sequence ATGGCGGACACCTCGTGGATGGCGCGCGTCGGTGCGCGTCTCGTTACCAACGGCTACGCGATCCTGCCGATCGCGCCCGGCACCAAGAAGCCCGGCCAGTTCGCCCGCGCGGCCTGGCACGACTACCCGCAGTGGAACCGGCATGCGAGCCGCGCCACGACCGAGCTCGAGGTCGCGACCTGGTCCAGCTGGCCCGACTGCGGCGTCGGGATCGTCGGCGGTGCGGTCGCCGCGCTCGACATCGATATTGCCGAGGATGGCGAGCTTGCACTGCGCATCGAACGACTGGCCCGCGAACGGCTTGGCGACACGCCCGCGCTCAGGATCGGCAAGGCACCGAAGCGGCTCCTCGTCTATCGGACGCGAGAGCCCTTCGCCGGGATCCGGCGCGCGCCGCTTGAGGTGCTCTGCCTCGGACAGCAGTTCGTGGCCTATGCCGAGCATCCCGACACCGGCCAGCCCTATGCCTGGCCGGACGAGGGGCTCGCTGATCTCGACATCGAGAGCCTGCCCGAAATCGACGCCGACCGGGCTGCGGCGTTCCTCGACGAGGCGCTGGCGCTGATCCCGCCCGAGATGCGCCCGAAGAGCCTCGGTGCGAAGGGCGCAAACAGGGCCGGGCATCCGTGTCTGCCGGCCCACGCGCAGGCCGGCACGCTGGCCGCGATCCGGAGCGCGCTCGCCTGGTTGCCGAACGCCGAGCTCGACTACGACAGCTGGATGCGCATCGGCATGGCGCTCAAGGGCGCGCTGGGGGAGGAGGGCGCGACGCTCTTCGCCGACTGGTCCGCGCAGGCGGCTAAGAACGACCCGGCCGCGACGGCGAAGGCGTGGACGAGTTTCAAGCCCGTGCGGATCGGCGCCGGCACGATCTATCACCTCGCCATGGAGAAGGGCTGGCGCCCCGATCCCGACCTGCTGCTCGACGGCAGTCAGAAGGTTTGCGCGAGCGACGAGCATCCCGCAGCCGGCCTCCTCGCGCGTCTCGCCCAGCCCGAAGCCCCGATGCCGATCCTCGCGCCTGTGCCGTCATTCATGCTGACGATCCCGGGCGGGCTCGTGGGCGATCTCGCGCGCTACATGATCGACACCGCGCGCAGACCGCAGCCGCTTCTCGCGGTGGGCGCCAGCCTCTGCGCCCTCGGCGCGCTGATGGGGCGGCGCTACCGCACGACGACCGACCTGCGCACGAACCTCTACATCGTCGGCATCGCGGATAGCGGCTCGGGCAAAAACCACGCCCGCGAGGTCGTCAACGAGCTGTTCTTCGCGGCGGGGCTCGCGCATCACTTGGGCGGCAACAAGATCGCCTCCGGCGCGGGGCTCCTGACCGCGCTCCACCGTCAGCCCGCGATCCTGTTCCAGATCGACGAGTTCGGGATGTTCCTCGCAGCGGCAGCCGACCGTAAGCGCAGCCCGCGCCACGTCACCGAGATCCTCGACAACATGACCGAGCTCTACACCGCCGCCTGCGGGGTCTTCCTCGGCGCGGAATACGCCAACCGGGACGGCTCGAACGAGCGGCGCGACATCGTCCAGCCCTGCCTCTGTGTCTACGGCACGACGACGCCGCTGCATTTCTGGGGGGCGCTGCAGGGCGCGAATGTCGTGGATGGCTCGCTCGCCCGGTTCATCATCCTGCCGAGCGAGGAGGACTATCCGGACGAGAACCGTCGTGCCGGGCTGCGCACGTCGCCGCGACCGCTGATCGAAGGGCTGCAGCGCCTTGCCGAGGGCGGCGGGGCGAGCGGCAACCTCGCCGGCAAGACCTCCGGACCCGAGACCGCGGTCGATCCGATGACCGTGCCGATGGATGCCGACGCGCAGGCGCGCTTCGACGCGCTGGGAGAGGAGATCACCGCCGAGCTCAGGGCCGCGGCCGGCACGTTCCAGACGCCGATCCTCGCCCGGATCGCTGAGAACGCGGCCAAAGTCGCGCTCGTCCTGGCCGTTGGGCGGGATGCGGTCCAGCCCGTCATCCGGCTCGAGGATGCCGTCTGGGCCATCGACTTCGTGCGCCACTTCGCCCGGCGCACCATCGACGCCGTCGAGCGCCATGTCGCCGACACCGAGACCGAGGCGCATCTGAAACGCCTGCGCGAGATCATCCGCAAGGCGGGGTCTGCCGGCGTTACCAAGTCCGAGCTGACCCGTGCCTCGCAATGGCTCCGGGCGCGCGACCGCGACGACATCCTGCTCACGCTGGTCGAGAGCGGTGACATCGTCACGGTGGAGCAGGAGACCGGGGGTCGGAAGGCCATGCGCTTCCGGGCGCTGCGGTGA
- a CDS encoding crossover junction endodeoxyribonuclease RuvC — translation MDRPPHIAPAPLTAAGTLDRCILALDLGTSTGWALRAPDGLITSGTASFRPGRYDGGGMRYLRFTNWLTEIDRLSGPVAAIWFEEVRRHAGTDAAHVYGGMMATLTAWAELRGVPYAGVPVGTIKRHATGKGNASKEAMIASARARGFSPVDDNEADAIALLLWAIETNGGVA, via the coding sequence ATGGACCGCCCCCCACACATCGCCCCGGCGCCTCTCACGGCTGCCGGCACGCTCGACCGCTGCATTCTCGCGCTGGATCTCGGCACCAGCACCGGCTGGGCGTTGCGCGCCCCGGACGGGCTGATCACCAGCGGGACCGCGAGCTTCCGCCCCGGCCGCTATGACGGTGGCGGCATGCGCTATCTGCGCTTCACGAACTGGCTCACCGAGATCGACCGCCTGTCGGGGCCGGTTGCCGCGATCTGGTTCGAGGAGGTGCGTCGCCACGCCGGAACGGACGCCGCGCATGTCTATGGCGGAATGATGGCCACGCTGACCGCATGGGCGGAACTGCGGGGCGTGCCCTATGCCGGCGTTCCCGTCGGCACGATCAAGCGCCACGCCACCGGCAAGGGCAACGCGTCGAAGGAAGCGATGATCGCGTCCGCGCGGGCCCGAGGCTTCAGCCCCGTCGACGACAACGAGGCCGACGCCATCGCGCTTCTGCTCTGGGCGATCGAGACGAACGGGGGTGTCGCATGA
- a CDS encoding DUF6362 family protein → MDKWTPSLVEARLAEAAFVLRRLPEPRRQGYFSTWPEIIHSFADKVGQEPKPMRVLPSPQAISRMEETLTWTACLDPVDGKIVWMRAHGERWKTICWTVGLQRSAAHQHWLYGLCVISLKLNRRRFNRNLSKRRVIELAGGA, encoded by the coding sequence ATGGATAAGTGGACCCCGTCCCTCGTCGAGGCCCGTCTCGCCGAAGCGGCCTTCGTGCTGAGGCGCCTGCCCGAGCCGCGTCGGCAGGGCTACTTCAGCACGTGGCCCGAGATAATCCACTCCTTCGCCGACAAGGTGGGCCAGGAGCCGAAGCCCATGCGCGTGCTGCCCTCGCCACAGGCGATCAGCCGTATGGAGGAGACGCTGACCTGGACCGCCTGCCTCGACCCCGTCGATGGCAAGATCGTCTGGATGCGCGCCCATGGCGAGCGGTGGAAGACCATCTGCTGGACGGTCGGGCTGCAACGCTCGGCCGCCCATCAGCACTGGCTCTACGGGCTCTGCGTCATCTCGCTGAAGCTCAACCGGCGTCGGTTCAACCGCAACCTGTCGAAGCGGCGCGTGATCGAACTGGCCGGTGGCGCGTAA
- a CDS encoding site-specific DNA-methyltransferase, whose translation MTLSFAPERIETWPLAKLQPYAKNAKVHGADQVAKIAASMAEFGWTVPCLVGEDGELIAGHGRVLAATQLGLTEAPVIVLGHLTEAQRRAYRIADNKLTELGSWDEALLSAELQDLLADDYDLSLVGFSDGELDKLLAFDTDGGGEEEGGAGGSLPPVTIPEPPRNPASRTGDLWILDDHRLLCGDSTNHDDVRRLMNGERAVLFATDPPYLVDYDGSNHPTRNKDWSQSYGVTWDDSSQGAELYDGFISAAVAEAITEDAAWYCWHASRRQAMLEACWEKAGAFVHQQIIWVKDRGVLTRSHYLWKHEPCFMGWRRPNRPPKVAEQTLPSTWEMPSFAKDERPDHPTPKPLDAFGIPMRQHVARGGLCYEPFSGSGSQIMAGEANGRRVFAMEISAAYVDVAVERWQVETGHEAILDGDGRTFAEVKAERLGETPTPAEGAHAA comes from the coding sequence ATGACGCTGAGCTTCGCCCCCGAGCGGATCGAAACCTGGCCTCTGGCCAAGCTCCAGCCCTACGCCAAGAACGCGAAGGTGCACGGGGCCGACCAGGTCGCCAAGATCGCCGCCAGCATGGCCGAGTTCGGCTGGACCGTGCCCTGCCTCGTGGGCGAGGACGGGGAGCTGATCGCGGGCCACGGCCGCGTGCTGGCGGCGACGCAGCTCGGTCTGACCGAGGCCCCGGTCATCGTGCTCGGACATCTGACCGAGGCGCAGCGCCGAGCCTATCGCATCGCAGACAACAAGCTGACGGAACTCGGCAGCTGGGACGAGGCGCTGCTCTCGGCGGAGCTGCAGGACCTGCTGGCCGACGACTACGATCTCTCCCTGGTCGGCTTTTCCGACGGCGAACTCGACAAGCTGCTGGCCTTCGATACGGACGGGGGCGGCGAAGAAGAGGGTGGCGCCGGGGGCTCGCTGCCTCCGGTGACCATCCCCGAGCCGCCGCGCAATCCGGCCTCGCGGACGGGCGATCTCTGGATCCTCGACGACCACCGGCTGCTCTGCGGGGACAGCACGAACCACGACGACGTGCGTCGCTTGATGAACGGCGAGCGCGCGGTGCTGTTCGCGACTGACCCGCCGTATCTCGTCGACTACGACGGCTCGAACCACCCGACGCGGAACAAGGATTGGAGCCAGTCCTATGGCGTCACTTGGGACGACAGTTCTCAGGGCGCGGAGCTCTACGACGGCTTCATCAGCGCCGCGGTCGCAGAGGCGATCACCGAGGATGCGGCGTGGTACTGCTGGCACGCCTCGCGCCGCCAGGCGATGCTGGAAGCCTGCTGGGAAAAGGCGGGCGCCTTCGTGCATCAGCAGATCATCTGGGTGAAGGACCGCGGGGTGCTCACCCGGTCCCACTACCTCTGGAAGCACGAGCCCTGTTTCATGGGCTGGCGCCGCCCGAACCGGCCGCCGAAGGTGGCCGAGCAGACGCTGCCCTCGACCTGGGAGATGCCGTCCTTCGCCAAGGACGAGCGACCCGACCATCCGACGCCGAAGCCGCTAGACGCCTTCGGGATCCCGATGCGCCAGCACGTCGCCCGTGGCGGACTCTGCTACGAGCCGTTCTCTGGCTCCGGCTCGCAGATCATGGCGGGCGAGGCCAATGGTCGCCGGGTCTTCGCGATGGAGATCAGCGCGGCCTATGTCGATGTCGCCGTGGAGCGCTGGCAGGTCGAAACCGGCCACGAGGCTATCCTCGACGGTGATGGCCGGACCTTCGCCGAGGTGAAGGCCGAGCGGCTGGGCGAGACGCCGACTCCGGCCGAGGGGGCCCACGCGGCCTGA
- a CDS encoding MerR family transcriptional regulator → MKTWTIHDVADACLMTTGELSQWISRGHYRPSEEVRPGQRRRFDWRDLACLAVINALRPHCLSINAMGLIAGDLREELATMNRIPESPGLFFFFANWTRGRHRQTVGLVPEKDLWTVLRSYPESVIVVDVTGVYRAALARLPSAVAAGGAAS, encoded by the coding sequence GTGAAGACCTGGACGATTCATGATGTTGCGGACGCCTGCCTGATGACGACTGGCGAGCTGAGCCAGTGGATCTCGCGTGGTCACTACCGGCCCTCCGAGGAGGTCCGACCCGGTCAGCGCCGGCGGTTCGATTGGCGCGATCTCGCATGCCTCGCGGTCATCAACGCGCTTCGACCGCACTGCCTGTCGATCAACGCGATGGGTCTGATCGCCGGCGATCTTCGCGAGGAACTCGCCACGATGAACCGGATCCCCGAAAGTCCGGGGCTGTTCTTCTTTTTTGCGAACTGGACCAGGGGCAGACACAGACAGACGGTTGGACTGGTTCCCGAAAAGGACCTCTGGACGGTCTTGAGGAGCTATCCCGAGTCCGTGATCGTCGTGGATGTCACGGGCGTTTACCGTGCGGCTCTGGCGAGGCTCCCTTCCGCGGTCGCCGCGGGAGGCGCTGCATCATGA
- a CDS encoding DUF3489 domain-containing protein: MTQIQLSDAQAVILSTACAREDGAVFPVTASLKGGAVGNVCKSLLKQGLIEEIAATDLNTVWRHDEERGPITLRATPLAYSTLGITDDQDETPPAETPTAPVQRRKGTKQETLIAMLRAEGGATIDEIVEATGWQPHTVRGAMSGALKKKLGLTITSEKVEGRGRTYMIADD, from the coding sequence ATGACACAGATCCAGCTTTCAGACGCCCAAGCCGTCATCCTGTCCACCGCCTGCGCGCGCGAGGACGGAGCGGTGTTTCCCGTCACCGCCAGCCTCAAGGGCGGCGCCGTCGGCAACGTCTGCAAGAGCCTTCTCAAGCAGGGCCTGATCGAGGAAATCGCCGCCACGGATCTCAACACGGTCTGGCGGCACGATGAGGAGCGCGGCCCGATCACGCTGCGCGCCACCCCGCTCGCCTACAGCACCCTCGGCATCACGGACGATCAGGATGAGACGCCGCCGGCGGAAACGCCGACCGCCCCTGTCCAGCGCCGGAAGGGCACCAAGCAGGAAACACTGATCGCGATGCTCCGCGCCGAGGGCGGCGCGACCATCGACGAGATCGTCGAAGCCACCGGATGGCAACCGCATACCGTTCGGGGCGCCATGTCCGGCGCGCTGAAAAAGAAACTTGGGCTGACCATCACCTCGGAGAAGGTCGAGGGGCGCGGCAGGACCTACATGATCGCCGACGACTGA